The Chryseobacterium sp. JV274 sequence TTTGATATGATTAAAAAGTTCGAGAATATAGTTATAGTTTTCTTCTGACAGTTCAACCCCCGGGTTCAGGTAAATATTATTGAAAAGAAACCCGTTGCAGGCCACTTCTTCTTTATGATATTCTATACAGTAATAATCACCATGGAAGAAAAGGACATGAATAGTCTCATCAGATTCTGAAACCAATTTAGCCTTCTGGTAAGGGGAAAGAAACAGTATATTGTATCCGCTGTAAGAATAATTAATATCATCCACGGAGAAAACACCGGAACCTTTCCATAGAACAACACTGTAATTTTCAGTGGTAAATTCTGACGGAAGATTTGAGGTGTGGTAAGACTGTATTTTTATTTCCATGATATACTGTTTAAACACGAATCAATCAAATAATTTATAAATGAAATGATTTGACACTATCTAATATTCTTTTGAATAGGTTTTCTTCTCTGTCAAATACTCGCCTTTACTGCCATTCCCTGTTCTGAAAAGAGTTTTGAGAGTTTCCCTATATTTTTCATTTTCTACTCTTGGAAGATAGCATACAAAATGTAAATGAGGGCCTTTACTCCAACCTGTATTTCCGCTTAGCCCAATAACATCTCCTTTTTTCACCTGATCCCCAATGTGTATTTTGACTCCGTTTTGCTTTAAATGGTAATATTATGCAAAGGTTCCGTCCGGATGTAAAATAGTGATATAATTTGCTTTATCTACACAACTTCTTGTTGGACATCCAATATTACTGGTACTTACCAGATCTGTTACAAGTCCGTCTCTCGCAGCAACGACTTCGGTTCCCTCGGGCATTGTAAAATCTAAAGAATTTTCATTCTGATGCGAGAAAGTTCCATTATATCCTTGATAAATATTAAATGATCTGCCCTTTTTAAAAGGTAAATCATAGTGATAATCTTTATCGTAATTTTTTAATGTAACATCTCCGATATACATCATATAACCTGGGATATTTTTCACCTTCCAGCTTTTCATTTTGTCTGCAACAACAAAAAAGCCTATCTTATTTTTCACCGATTTTGCAGGAATCACCTGAGTTGTTTTAAAAGGTTTAGGAATTTTCATATTCTCTACTTCCGGAACTCCTGCAAACACTAAGGACATTGGATAAATTGCCTGATTATCCGCATAAAGGCTTAAAGTATCCCCTTTTTTTTCATGATAAACCTTAATAGTATTTTGTGAAAATAAAGCAATAGATGGTAGTAGTACAATAAGAATTGTTATTTTTTTCATGTTTATTAAAATGTTTTTTCTTACTACAACTATGTGTAGGAAAGGAATACGGGATTACAAAAAAAGCCGGAAAAATCCGGCTTTCTATTATTTGTTATCTTACTATTACAACCCGATAACCGGCATTGATAACATTAGGATATTTTCATTTTCTTCAAGACCGTCAAGTGGTTCAATGATCCCTGGTCTGTTAGGTTGAGACATTTTCATAGTGATATCGTCAGATCCTAAAATCGTCAGCATTTCAGTTAAAAATTTAGAGCTGAATCCGATATTGATATCTTCTCCGTTGTAGTCACAAGGAATCTGCATGTCTGCTTTGTTTGCATATTCAGTATCTTCTGCATGAAGGTGAAGAATATTTCCGGAAAGCTTGAATCTTACCTGATTGGTAGATTTGTTGGACATGATAGATGCTCTTTTGATCGCTCCTAATAAAAGGTTTCTGTTGATCGTCAATACATTTGGATTTTCCTTTGGAATTACCGCTGTATAGTTTGGATATTTACCATCGATCAGTCTACAGATCCAGATATGTTTATCAAAAGTAAACTTGGCCATATTCTCATTGAAGTCAATCGTAACGTCTTCGTTGGAACTTGCCAGGATATTTTTGAAAATGTTAAGAGGCTTTTTAGGCATGATAAACTCCATCGGCTCAGCATTCATCAGATCAGCTCTTTTGTATACCACCAATCTGTGGGAGTCTGTAGATACGAAATTGGTTTCGTTTTCTCCAAACTGGAAAAGAACTCCTGTCATTACCGGACGAAGAGAATCATTACTTGTAGCAAATAGGGTATTCGTCAAAGCTTCAGACAAAACTCCAGCTGGCATTGTAACACTTTGTGAAGCGTCAAATTCCGGCAATTCAGGATAATCATCAGCATTGTCTAATGCTACTGCGAAATTATCTTTTTCATCTAAAATCTCAAGCTGGCTTCCCGTACCTTCGGCATTGTCTTTTACAACAAATGTCAGAGGCTGTTCGCCATATGTCTTGATAAAATCCTGAAAAATTTTAGCAGGAACAGCAAATTTACCTGTATCATCAGACTTTACTTCCAGAGAAGTAACAAGAGTTGTCTCGCCGTCAGATGCTGTAATGGTAACATTATTTCCGTCTAATTCAAAAAGATAGTTTTCTAAAATCGGTCTCGATTGAGAGCTTGATATTACGCCACTTACAGTTTGCAACGCCTTCTGCAGTTCACCACTTGAAATAATAAATTTCATAGATTTATAAAATAAGTTTCTACAAATATAATAAATAGATACAATAAAGAAAAGAATAATATGGAGGAGTTTTTCACAAATATCCTTAATCTGTTTTGAGCCTTGATATTATGCTTAAAATTCTTTTGATCTTGTAATATTCATTAAAATATTCACCTTATCCGAATTTCTATTTGTACTTTTTTTCTTCAAAACGTATTTAAAACATCGGTATTGGAGGCAAAAGAGGGTAAATATTGATTATTTTCTTTGATAATATCCTGTTTCGAATATAAAAGATAATTCATACCAATCAAAATACAAATCCTATCTTTGTCTGAAAAGTTTCAGAATCATGCAAAAACCTCCCATTCATAAAAGTTTTCTCAATGCTTTCCGGGGTGTTTTCATGATGATAAAAACGGAAAGAAATTTCCAGATTGAGCTGCTGGCATTCTTCGTCAATCTCTTCTTTATTTTTTATTTCAAATTAAGCAGTACAGATGCTGCAT is a genomic window containing:
- a CDS encoding M23 family peptidase; the encoded protein is MKKITILIVLLPSIALFSQNTIKVYHEKKGDTLSLYADNQAIYPMSLVFAGVPEVENMKIPKPFKTTQVIPAKSVKNKIGFFVVADKMKSWKVKNIPGYMMYIGDVTLKNYDKDYHYDLPFKKGRSFNIYQGYNGTFSHQNENSLDFTMPEGTEVVAARDGLVTDLVSTSNIGCPTRSCVDKANYITILHPDGTFA
- the dnaN gene encoding DNA polymerase III subunit beta, which codes for MKFIISSGELQKALQTVSGVISSSQSRPILENYLFELDGNNVTITASDGETTLVTSLEVKSDDTGKFAVPAKIFQDFIKTYGEQPLTFVVKDNAEGTGSQLEILDEKDNFAVALDNADDYPELPEFDASQSVTMPAGVLSEALTNTLFATSNDSLRPVMTGVLFQFGENETNFVSTDSHRLVVYKRADLMNAEPMEFIMPKKPLNIFKNILASSNEDVTIDFNENMAKFTFDKHIWICRLIDGKYPNYTAVIPKENPNVLTINRNLLLGAIKRASIMSNKSTNQVRFKLSGNILHLHAEDTEYANKADMQIPCDYNGEDINIGFSSKFLTEMLTILGSDDITMKMSQPNRPGIIEPLDGLEENENILMLSMPVIGL